One window from the genome of Rariglobus hedericola encodes:
- a CDS encoding glycoside hydrolase family 2 protein yields the protein MKHLNSSLAPASRSFAPASPTREVRSLDGCWHLAFDPENQGSVQGWQAVFPEEAIEADVPAVLELVRPGYDGVVWYLRRFELPGDWVDRTLRLRFDAAQYHAEVWLNGVRLGAHEGGFLPFEFDVSSKVCAGENTVVVRVVNPPMDREIDGFRCGAPLNQGPIPVGKAGWYYNFGGLWQSVSLIATDGLAITRITPEPSLARDEVVVKLAVGLVAEAGSYEIACEIVDADGFCPWPVARIRRRLGLGVNQLSLRIPLPGARRWSVEDPFLHTVRVTVSRDGGVCDSSSVRFGMREFTARGGRFELNGRPVMLKGFLHQGSYPRSLVRPQDRAFAERELRLVKENGFNFIRAHLQPALPEWLDLCDEIGLLVMAEPPIGWMERTPEAEQRAWREIKGLVERDAHHASVVVWCLMNEVFHLRGFSPQVVIGMTTRWLARLQKLDPTRPVIDVSGGHGIAEGGGAADMLPDTASQGRTALMTLPGVPGTQPVLDAHIYHEFPVPEEMLRRFREVGREGPLFFISEYGAPPVPPQFDEVIKGYSAEDRAAGLEDYRLHADFADSLQRHFRHPALVQACGTPRRFIEQCNRLRADEVYAITTALRCNPRMAGYCFCQLADASGELFGAVDVWRRPKATLQAITEASAAGTLAIVTSPRVAAPGAPVELELIWLGGGDDQVSAKQAYWSLELSIDGVVEKRWRGRFQPVSGTPRVLLKKQLRAPKRAGLWTWRAEGQAGDLVLHGRHEMRVVARPPRVRTAAVVGVPDSVLGAALGKLGFSLTPFGNNCREADQPVFLDQSRVCPSRQLWFEEMGQLRKMLQIGGCAVLFNPEMALLREVIPEAAVRMQPIMRAVGHVSNEVFGDLAGNGLMDFSWAELIPGKYDRVDDVDAAGGRVLAGALSFNMWTRPAAYFHGASVYSLPVGRGTLVVCHLQILPALAAGRPEAEAVLASLAKFATGCIRKPDTKRLLSRCIDPLVADLTASKIMAVSVAAPGAKSARSEKRRLATK from the coding sequence ATGAAGCATCTGAACTCCTCCCTGGCTCCCGCCTCCCGGTCGTTTGCCCCCGCTTCCCCGACGAGGGAAGTGCGCTCGCTCGACGGGTGCTGGCACCTGGCGTTTGATCCGGAGAATCAGGGTTCGGTCCAAGGCTGGCAGGCCGTATTTCCCGAAGAAGCGATCGAGGCGGATGTGCCCGCCGTTTTGGAATTGGTGCGGCCGGGCTACGATGGCGTGGTCTGGTATTTGCGTCGATTTGAGCTGCCCGGAGACTGGGTTGATCGCACGCTGCGGCTGCGTTTTGACGCGGCGCAGTATCACGCCGAAGTCTGGCTGAACGGCGTTCGCCTCGGCGCGCATGAGGGCGGCTTTTTGCCGTTTGAGTTCGATGTCTCCTCCAAGGTGTGTGCCGGTGAGAATACCGTGGTAGTGCGTGTGGTGAATCCGCCGATGGACCGCGAAATCGATGGATTCCGTTGCGGAGCGCCGCTCAACCAAGGCCCGATTCCGGTGGGCAAGGCGGGCTGGTATTACAATTTCGGCGGACTTTGGCAGAGTGTGAGCCTCATCGCGACCGACGGGCTGGCGATCACACGGATCACGCCCGAGCCCTCACTGGCGCGCGACGAAGTGGTCGTGAAGCTGGCCGTGGGGCTGGTGGCTGAAGCGGGTTCCTACGAGATCGCCTGCGAGATTGTGGATGCGGACGGTTTTTGCCCGTGGCCTGTTGCCCGCATTCGTCGTCGGCTCGGACTGGGCGTCAATCAGCTGAGCCTGCGCATCCCGTTGCCCGGTGCGCGGCGTTGGTCGGTCGAGGATCCCTTCCTGCACACGGTGCGGGTGACGGTGAGTCGCGACGGGGGCGTGTGCGACAGCTCTAGCGTGCGTTTCGGGATGCGGGAGTTCACCGCGCGCGGCGGGCGTTTCGAACTCAACGGACGCCCCGTCATGCTGAAGGGTTTCCTCCACCAGGGTTCTTATCCGCGGTCGCTGGTGCGTCCGCAGGACCGCGCCTTTGCGGAGCGCGAGTTGCGGTTGGTGAAGGAAAACGGCTTCAACTTCATCCGCGCCCACTTGCAGCCGGCTCTGCCCGAGTGGCTCGATCTCTGCGACGAGATCGGTCTGCTTGTCATGGCCGAGCCCCCGATCGGCTGGATGGAACGCACGCCCGAGGCCGAGCAGCGCGCCTGGCGGGAAATCAAGGGCTTGGTGGAACGTGACGCGCACCATGCTTCGGTCGTCGTGTGGTGTCTGATGAACGAGGTCTTTCATCTGCGCGGGTTTTCTCCGCAGGTCGTGATCGGCATGACCACGCGATGGCTCGCGCGGTTGCAAAAACTCGATCCGACGCGTCCGGTCATCGATGTGTCCGGCGGACACGGCATCGCCGAGGGCGGTGGTGCCGCGGACATGCTGCCGGATACGGCCAGCCAGGGTCGAACGGCGCTCATGACGCTGCCCGGCGTGCCAGGAACGCAGCCCGTGCTCGACGCGCACATCTATCACGAGTTCCCCGTGCCGGAGGAGATGCTGCGCCGGTTCCGCGAGGTGGGACGCGAGGGTCCGTTGTTTTTCATCAGCGAATACGGCGCGCCTCCGGTGCCGCCTCAGTTCGATGAAGTCATCAAGGGTTACTCCGCCGAGGATCGCGCGGCCGGTTTGGAGGATTACCGTTTGCACGCCGATTTCGCGGACTCACTTCAACGCCATTTCCGGCACCCCGCGTTGGTCCAAGCCTGCGGGACGCCGCGTCGTTTTATCGAGCAGTGCAACCGTCTTCGCGCCGACGAGGTTTACGCCATCACGACCGCGTTGCGCTGCAATCCGCGTATGGCGGGCTACTGTTTTTGCCAGCTGGCCGATGCCAGTGGCGAGCTGTTCGGCGCGGTCGATGTCTGGCGGCGTCCGAAGGCGACCCTGCAGGCGATCACCGAGGCCTCTGCTGCCGGCACGCTCGCGATCGTCACCTCTCCGCGTGTCGCCGCGCCCGGTGCGCCGGTGGAATTGGAGTTGATCTGGCTGGGCGGAGGCGACGATCAGGTCTCGGCCAAACAGGCCTATTGGTCGCTGGAGCTGTCCATCGACGGCGTGGTGGAGAAGCGTTGGCGTGGACGTTTTCAACCCGTTTCGGGAACGCCCCGGGTGCTGTTGAAGAAACAACTGCGTGCTCCGAAACGGGCCGGACTCTGGACGTGGCGTGCGGAGGGACAGGCCGGGGACCTCGTGCTGCACGGACGTCACGAGATGCGCGTGGTCGCTCGTCCCCCGCGCGTGCGCACGGCGGCGGTGGTCGGCGTCCCTGACTCGGTGCTGGGCGCTGCCCTGGGCAAACTCGGTTTTTCGCTCACGCCCTTCGGCAATAATTGTCGCGAGGCCGATCAGCCGGTCTTTCTCGACCAGTCGCGCGTCTGTCCCAGCCGTCAGCTCTGGTTCGAGGAGATGGGGCAATTGCGGAAGATGCTCCAAATCGGCGGCTGCGCGGTGCTCTTCAACCCCGAAATGGCGCTCCTGCGTGAGGTGATCCCGGAGGCGGCGGTGCGGATGCAGCCCATCATGCGCGCCGTCGGCCATGTCTCGAACGAGGTCTTTGGTGACCTCGCGGGCAACGGGCTCATGGACTTTTCATGGGCGGAGCTGATTCCGGGAAAATACGACCGTGTGGACGATGTCGATGCAGCGGGCGGGCGCGTGCTGGCCGGCGCGCTTTCTTTCAACATGTGGACACGGCCGGCCGCTTATTTCCATGGCGCGTCGGTTTACTCCCTGCCGGTCGGCCGCGGAACGCTGGTGGTCTGCCATCTGCAGATTCTTCCGGCGCTCGCCGCCGGAAGGCCGGAGGCTGAGGCGGTGCTCGCCTCGCTTGCGAAGTTCGCGACGGGCTGTATCCGGAAGCCAGATACGAAGAGACTGCTGTCGCGCTGCATCGACCCGCTGGTCGCGGATTTGACGGCGTCGAAGATCATGGCGGTCTCCGTCGCCGCTCCGGGCGCGAAATCGGCACGCAGCGAGAAACGCCGACTCGCGACCAAATAA